The Caulifigura coniformis genome includes a region encoding these proteins:
- the sucD gene encoding succinate--CoA ligase subunit alpha — translation MSILVDKNTRIITQGITGKAGLFHSQQCRAYAQEHRPGEQVMVGGVTPGRGGTEVDGFAVFDSVAEAVAKTGANCSLIFVPPPFCGDAIMEAADAGVPLIVAITEGVPILDMVKVKKFLAGTKSRLIGPNCPGIITPGVAKIGIMPGYIHKPGTVGLISKSGTLTYEAAWQLGNVGLGQSTAVGIGGDPVNGTSFIDLLEMFEKDKGTESLMIIGEIGGDAEIEAAEYIAKHVTKPCAAFIAGQTAPPGKRMGHAGAIISGSSGSAEEKMEALRKAGVEVAVSPGDMGVAVQRAIANAGKKKKK, via the coding sequence ATGTCCATTCTCGTCGACAAGAACACACGCATCATCACCCAGGGGATCACCGGCAAGGCCGGGCTGTTTCACAGCCAGCAGTGCCGGGCCTACGCCCAGGAGCACCGGCCTGGCGAGCAGGTGATGGTGGGCGGCGTGACGCCGGGGCGCGGCGGCACTGAAGTCGATGGCTTCGCGGTGTTCGATTCGGTGGCCGAAGCGGTCGCCAAGACCGGCGCCAACTGCTCGCTGATCTTCGTGCCCCCTCCGTTCTGCGGCGACGCGATCATGGAAGCGGCCGACGCGGGCGTGCCGCTGATCGTGGCGATCACGGAAGGGGTTCCCATCCTCGACATGGTGAAGGTGAAGAAGTTCCTGGCGGGGACGAAGTCGCGGCTGATCGGGCCGAACTGCCCGGGCATCATCACGCCGGGCGTCGCCAAGATCGGCATCATGCCGGGCTACATCCACAAGCCGGGCACGGTGGGCCTGATCAGCAAGAGCGGCACGCTGACGTATGAGGCGGCGTGGCAGCTTGGAAACGTCGGGCTGGGCCAGTCGACGGCCGTCGGCATCGGCGGCGACCCGGTCAACGGCACCTCGTTCATCGACCTGCTCGAGATGTTCGAGAAGGACAAGGGCACCGAATCGCTGATGATCATCGGCGAGATCGGCGGCGACGCGGAAATCGAAGCGGCCGAATACATCGCGAAGCACGTGACGAAGCCGTGCGCCGCGTTCATCGCGGGGCAGACGGCTCCTCCGGGCAAGCGGATGGGGCACGCGGGCGCGATCATCTCGGGCTCATCGGGCTCGGCCGAAGAGAAGATGGAAGCGCTTCGCAAGGCGGGCGTGGAAGTCGCGGTCAGCCCGGGCGACATGGGCGTGGCCGTGCAGCGGGCGATCGCCAACGCCGGCAAGAAAAAGAAGAAGTGA
- a CDS encoding RNA polymerase sigma factor, with product MQSSADLGLGATPPRTPSDRDLISRFLDTRDESAFAQIVTRHSRLVMSVALHTLRDPHAAEDAFQAAFLVLARSARRIRNRDSLASWLHGTTFRVSQRLLRTRLRRKEQELPSVELSAPWDTPPRPDEQAALDEELARLSEGLRAPLVLHYLEGRTVHEIATELKMTQAAIEGRLKRGKKTLRKRLLKRGVLLSSAAFGAGLTVPVEAGVAAGLVTATIAACLKTTAATSLTPIAASTIQQIALQETAAMARIALLKTALVCGGVAGAIGLIGAGAGAGADGTPETALVHTGGRADSAGTGDSRSESPVSAISPTPIIHTALAQASETPNILVQSGGTRLTADRLEIATREEGATDKGPLSLTEQTLREEIAKKNEAMLQLELRALQAQVQKRPEDSTAGANNATPSAPENKIISPPDAVTTPSVRAHIEDALKQPAQLQFTGQTLEEALHYVAAHYKMPIVAEFGAIQQAGASKDVEVFAGVKGIPLAEALQVVLGSVKGGGLIAEVQDDGLHIRPRREKKGLSTLVNDQTSLGAASPLNASLLPPGEPSAASTNPNFPEFAMRGMTDASLKSLQEQVDQLRTIVEAQKALIEKTRGTPVEEVELPRKTAARPPESKTSDPFSNLEKLVQPIRDFRTESASESRFRERLDEPTILEFHGQTLKEVIAFLSSERAMPIRLDSPTLTAAGVSEDTEINLMVSDVSLRSALNLLFKDVGGTTLDYVFENEVIVVTTKEKADETLQTVVYDLSKLQSDAGHLDPELITTILEKTVEPLSWESAGGQGSIFTLGDKLLINTSRRLHEKAGETLDLLQRSTTTK from the coding sequence ATGCAATCGTCGGCTGACTTGGGCTTGGGCGCGACGCCACCCCGCACGCCCAGCGATCGGGATTTGATCTCCCGGTTTCTGGACACGCGGGACGAATCGGCCTTTGCCCAGATCGTCACCCGGCACAGCCGCCTCGTCATGTCCGTCGCGTTGCACACGCTGCGCGATCCCCATGCTGCGGAGGATGCGTTCCAGGCGGCGTTTCTGGTCCTCGCCCGATCCGCCCGCCGGATTCGAAACCGCGATTCTCTGGCGTCCTGGCTGCACGGAACCACCTTCCGCGTCTCCCAACGGCTCCTGCGAACGCGGCTCAGGAGAAAAGAACAGGAACTCCCGTCCGTGGAGCTGTCAGCCCCCTGGGACACGCCCCCCCGACCCGATGAACAGGCCGCGCTCGATGAAGAGCTGGCGCGGCTCTCGGAGGGACTGCGCGCCCCGCTCGTGCTGCACTACCTCGAAGGACGGACCGTCCACGAGATCGCCACCGAACTGAAAATGACCCAGGCGGCCATCGAAGGCCGGCTCAAACGCGGAAAGAAAACCCTCCGGAAACGGCTCCTCAAACGGGGAGTGCTGCTTTCGAGCGCGGCTTTCGGCGCAGGACTGACCGTTCCAGTCGAGGCCGGCGTGGCAGCCGGACTTGTCACGGCGACCATCGCCGCCTGCCTCAAAACCACCGCCGCAACATCGCTCACACCGATCGCGGCATCGACGATTCAACAGATTGCACTGCAGGAGACCGCGGCCATGGCACGCATCGCACTTCTGAAAACAGCACTGGTCTGCGGCGGAGTCGCCGGAGCCATCGGACTCATCGGGGCCGGAGCTGGCGCGGGGGCTGACGGAACGCCTGAAACCGCCCTCGTGCATACGGGCGGGCGGGCGGATAGTGCTGGGACCGGCGACTCACGATCCGAGTCGCCGGTCTCGGCCATCTCCCCAACTCCCATCATTCACACCGCCCTGGCCCAGGCCTCGGAAACCCCCAACATCCTCGTCCAGTCCGGCGGAACACGGTTGACCGCGGATCGCCTCGAGATCGCGACCCGCGAGGAAGGAGCCACCGACAAAGGCCCCCTCTCCCTCACTGAACAGACTCTCCGCGAAGAAATCGCGAAGAAGAACGAGGCAATGCTGCAGCTCGAACTCCGGGCACTGCAGGCCCAGGTTCAAAAGCGGCCTGAGGACTCAACAGCGGGGGCAAACAATGCCACTCCGTCCGCGCCAGAGAACAAGATCATCAGCCCTCCCGATGCCGTCACCACCCCCTCCGTCCGCGCTCATATTGAAGACGCCCTGAAGCAGCCGGCCCAACTGCAGTTCACCGGCCAGACTCTCGAAGAAGCCCTGCACTACGTCGCCGCTCACTACAAGATGCCGATCGTCGCGGAATTCGGCGCCATCCAGCAGGCCGGAGCCTCGAAAGACGTGGAAGTCTTCGCGGGAGTCAAAGGCATTCCCCTGGCCGAGGCCCTCCAGGTCGTCCTGGGATCGGTCAAAGGCGGAGGACTCATCGCCGAGGTCCAGGACGACGGCCTCCACATCCGCCCCCGACGCGAAAAGAAAGGCTTGTCGACACTCGTCAACGACCAGACTTCGCTTGGCGCAGCGTCCCCGCTCAACGCCAGTCTCCTCCCCCCTGGCGAACCGTCCGCCGCATCGACGAACCCGAACTTTCCCGAATTCGCCATGCGGGGCATGACGGATGCCTCCCTCAAGTCGCTGCAGGAACAGGTCGACCAGCTGCGGACGATCGTTGAAGCCCAGAAGGCCCTGATCGAGAAAACGAGAGGCACTCCCGTCGAAGAAGTGGAACTCCCCCGGAAGACCGCTGCCCGGCCGCCGGAATCGAAGACCAGCGACCCGTTCTCGAACCTCGAGAAGCTCGTCCAGCCGATCCGGGACTTCCGCACCGAAAGCGCCAGTGAGAGCCGGTTCCGCGAGCGGCTCGACGAACCCACCATCCTCGAATTCCACGGACAGACTCTCAAGGAAGTCATCGCCTTCCTGTCGAGCGAGCGAGCCATGCCCATTCGGCTCGACTCACCGACCTTGACGGCAGCGGGAGTCAGTGAAGACACGGAGATCAACCTGATGGTTTCTGACGTCTCCCTGCGATCGGCCCTGAACCTCTTGTTCAAGGACGTCGGAGGCACCACGCTCGACTACGTCTTCGAGAACGAAGTGATCGTGGTCACCACCAAAGAAAAGGCCGACGAAACCCTTCAGACCGTGGTCTACGACCTCTCGAAGCTCCAGTCCGATGCCGGACACCTCGACCCCGAGCTGATCACGACAATCCTCGAAAAGACCGTCGAGCCCCTCAGCTGGGAATCCGCCGGCGGCCAGGGATCCATCTTCACCCTCGGCGACAAGCTCCTCATCAACACCTCAAGACGCCTGCACGAAAAGGCCGGAGAAACCCTCGACCTCCTCCAGCGCAGCACAACAACAAAGTAA
- a CDS encoding deoxyhypusine synthase family protein, with product MAKKSAASSSAGPVTQFINHHYRHFNAAALIDAAKGYRTHLDAGGKMMLCLAGAMSTAELGLSLAEMIRRGYVDLISCTGANLEEDVFNLVAHDFYERVPHYRDLTPRDEEKLLKRHMNRVTDTCIPEGEAMRRMETAMLEVWTDADRKGERFFPHEFFYKVILSGKYKKHYQIDPKDSWMVAAAEKNLPIITPGWEDSTLGNMYAAAVIRGDIKNVHTVRTGIEFMTWLANFYTETTKDASLGMFQIGGGIAGDFPICVVPMLHQDLGRRKIPLWGYFCQISDSTTSYGSYSGAVPNEKITWGKLGVDTPKYIIESDATIVAPLIFAHVLGW from the coding sequence ATGGCCAAGAAATCCGCTGCCAGCTCCTCGGCCGGCCCCGTCACCCAGTTCATCAACCACCACTATCGCCACTTCAACGCCGCCGCCCTCATCGACGCCGCGAAGGGATACCGCACCCACCTGGATGCCGGCGGCAAGATGATGCTCTGCCTCGCCGGCGCCATGAGCACGGCCGAGCTCGGGCTCTCCCTCGCCGAGATGATCCGGCGAGGGTACGTCGACCTCATCTCCTGCACGGGGGCCAACCTTGAGGAAGACGTCTTCAACCTCGTCGCCCACGACTTCTACGAGCGCGTCCCGCACTACCGCGACCTGACGCCCAGGGACGAGGAAAAGCTCCTCAAGCGGCACATGAACCGCGTGACCGACACCTGCATCCCGGAAGGCGAGGCGATGCGGCGGATGGAAACCGCGATGCTCGAGGTCTGGACCGACGCCGACCGGAAAGGCGAACGGTTCTTCCCCCACGAGTTCTTCTACAAGGTCATCCTCAGCGGCAAGTACAAGAAGCACTACCAGATCGACCCGAAAGACTCGTGGATGGTCGCGGCCGCGGAAAAGAACCTGCCCATTATCACGCCCGGCTGGGAAGACTCGACCCTCGGCAACATGTACGCCGCCGCCGTGATCCGCGGCGACATCAAGAACGTCCACACGGTCCGCACCGGCATTGAGTTCATGACCTGGCTGGCCAACTTCTACACCGAGACCACGAAGGACGCGTCGCTCGGCATGTTCCAGATCGGCGGCGGCATCGCCGGCGACTTCCCGATCTGCGTCGTCCCGATGCTCCACCAGGACCTCGGCCGGCGGAAGATCCCGCTCTGGGGTTACTTCTGCCAGATCAGCGATTCGACCACGAGCTACGGCAGCTACTCGGGCGCCGTTCCCAACGAGAAGATCACCTGGGGTAAGCTCGGCGTCGACACTCCGAAGTACATCATCGAGTCCGACGCCACGATCGTCGCCCCGCTGATCTTCGCCCACGTCCTCGGCTGGTAA
- a CDS encoding LysR family transcriptional regulator yields the protein MERLSSDDPYQLLRQINLNHLFYFWAVGQSGSITRAAARLGIAQPGVTNQIQSLERRLGARLIQRGSRGVTLTHAGHNVMRFAEEVVAICSDLARSLPLKVATEERPFVVGTVDSVPKVVVRSILKSVLSGDPPPQLICREWRIDRLLSELSLHRLDAVISDVPLPVPEGTPLETYAAGSSTIDIYAAPQLARQFSRGFPGCLHSAAMLLPYKGTSLRTSIDRWFALHRLEPRIAVETDDRALLHHFAESGLGLLPVATITAPDISRQFRLERIGSLRNVYEEYFVTTFHRPNEHSALDTLRQSLAAPTR from the coding sequence ATGGAGCGGCTGTCGTCTGATGATCCGTACCAGCTCCTCCGCCAGATCAACCTCAACCACCTCTTCTACTTCTGGGCCGTCGGCCAGTCGGGAAGCATCACCAGGGCCGCTGCCCGACTCGGCATCGCCCAGCCGGGAGTCACGAATCAGATCCAGAGCCTCGAACGGCGGCTCGGCGCCCGATTGATTCAGCGCGGATCGCGCGGCGTGACGCTGACTCATGCCGGCCACAACGTCATGCGATTCGCCGAAGAAGTCGTCGCCATCTGCTCCGACCTCGCTCGATCGCTCCCCCTGAAAGTCGCCACGGAAGAACGCCCCTTCGTCGTCGGCACTGTCGACTCCGTGCCGAAAGTCGTCGTCAGATCCATCCTGAAATCCGTGTTGTCGGGAGACCCGCCCCCACAGCTCATCTGCCGCGAGTGGCGCATCGACCGGCTTCTCTCCGAACTCTCGCTGCACCGCCTCGACGCCGTCATCAGCGACGTCCCGCTCCCGGTCCCGGAAGGAACTCCGCTCGAAACGTATGCGGCCGGTTCGTCCACCATCGATATCTATGCCGCTCCGCAACTCGCCCGTCAGTTCAGTCGTGGGTTTCCCGGCTGCCTGCACTCCGCGGCGATGCTCCTCCCCTACAAGGGGACATCCCTCCGGACGTCGATCGACCGCTGGTTCGCACTGCACCGCCTGGAACCAAGAATCGCCGTGGAAACCGATGACCGTGCCCTTCTGCACCACTTTGCCGAGTCCGGCCTGGGACTGTTGCCCGTCGCCACCATCACCGCGCCGGACATCTCGCGACAGTTCCGCCTGGAGCGGATCGGCTCGTTGAGAAACGTGTACGAAGAGTATTTCGTCACGACGTTTCATCGCCCGAACGAGCACAGCGCCCTGGATACGCTTCGCCAGTCGCTCGCGGCCCCAACCCGCTGA
- a CDS encoding DUF1559 domain-containing protein, protein MAVLRRGRFGFTLIELLVVIAIIAILIALLLPAVQQAREAARRTQCKNHLKQLGLALHNYHDVFKMFVYRRGGSAGVNPGSGFYTGNSQRRSGFISLLPNLDQAPLYNRIEAGDINNTTGQGVVQPGGPNPWANWMIWNVYLSVLNCPSDMDSNANQRKLSNYVFSMGDGPTTRVNTTTSGSTHGADRARGPFGFRRQYGIRDIIDGTSNTIAFSERVKGNWASGNPGTGWITSGASKVQGVASQQTGVAASPILCMTTVNGPFYKPGINTKSKSGTLWTDGQFGRVGFHTILPPNGPACTEDANGNADSTNSVIPPTSRHTGGVHTLMCDGAVRFVNENLNTGDLSSAPAQAGPSPYGVWGALGSMAGSEAVGAF, encoded by the coding sequence ATGGCAGTTTTGCGACGAGGTCGTTTCGGGTTCACGTTGATTGAGCTGCTGGTTGTGATCGCGATCATTGCGATCCTGATCGCCCTGCTTCTTCCCGCGGTGCAGCAGGCCCGCGAGGCCGCACGGCGGACGCAGTGCAAGAACCATCTCAAACAGCTGGGACTTGCACTTCACAATTACCATGACGTGTTCAAGATGTTCGTCTACCGGCGGGGGGGCTCGGCGGGCGTCAATCCGGGGAGCGGGTTCTACACCGGAAACTCACAGCGGCGGAGCGGCTTTATTTCGCTGCTTCCCAACCTGGACCAGGCGCCGCTGTATAACCGCATCGAGGCCGGAGACATCAACAACACCACGGGCCAGGGGGTTGTTCAACCGGGCGGGCCGAATCCGTGGGCGAACTGGATGATCTGGAACGTGTATCTCAGCGTGCTGAACTGTCCATCCGACATGGACAGCAACGCCAATCAGCGCAAATTGAGCAACTATGTGTTCAGCATGGGGGACGGTCCGACGACGCGGGTGAACACGACGACGTCCGGATCGACGCATGGGGCGGATCGTGCACGCGGTCCGTTCGGATTCCGGCGTCAGTACGGCATCCGGGACATCATCGACGGCACGAGCAACACCATCGCGTTCAGCGAGCGCGTGAAGGGAAACTGGGCCAGCGGCAATCCGGGAACTGGCTGGATCACCAGCGGTGCGTCCAAAGTGCAGGGCGTCGCCTCCCAGCAGACGGGTGTGGCGGCGTCGCCGATCCTGTGCATGACGACGGTCAACGGGCCTTTCTACAAGCCCGGAATCAACACCAAGTCGAAGTCCGGGACATTGTGGACGGACGGCCAGTTTGGTCGCGTCGGATTCCACACGATCCTGCCGCCGAACGGTCCGGCCTGTACGGAAGACGCGAACGGCAACGCCGATTCGACCAACAGCGTCATCCCTCCGACCAGCCGACACACGGGCGGCGTTCATACGCTGATGTGCGACGGCGCGGTGAGGTTCGTGAACGAGAACCTGAATACGGGTGATCTCAGTTCAGCACCGGCGCAGGCCGGCCCGAGTCCCTATGGCGTCTGGGGGGCTCTGGGATCGATGGCCGGCAGCGAGGCGGTCGGCGCGTTCTGA
- a CDS encoding type II secretion system F family protein, which yields MDSTYLISGAIFVGISAAVWAVLSMFTEKDSRATERLQELRDGGRRPASEKGGMGNAVTAAAPALSKVLQPKTELEQNELKVRLANAGYGSPNASTLFLAIKTILLCVGLFFGGIVGVWQNGLTLTAAQALFLGGGLGFYLPEIFVRLKASGRKGRIFLSMPDALDLLVVCVEAGLGLDAAMRRVAEELSESAPDICSEFSTANMQLQMGRPRREVLHELGVRTGVDDVKALATILIQADRFGSSVAQALRVQSESMRTKRSQLAEEQAAKTAVKMIFPLVLFIFPGIFVVLVGPAAILMIRNLLTT from the coding sequence ATGGACTCCACGTATCTGATCTCCGGCGCGATTTTTGTCGGCATCTCGGCGGCCGTATGGGCCGTGTTGTCGATGTTCACGGAGAAGGACAGCCGTGCGACCGAACGTCTGCAGGAACTGCGCGACGGCGGCCGGAGGCCGGCTTCGGAAAAAGGGGGCATGGGCAACGCCGTGACCGCGGCGGCGCCGGCCCTGTCGAAGGTGCTGCAGCCGAAGACGGAGCTGGAGCAGAACGAACTGAAAGTGCGGCTGGCGAACGCCGGCTACGGCTCTCCGAACGCATCGACGCTGTTCCTGGCGATCAAGACGATCCTGTTGTGCGTCGGCCTGTTCTTCGGCGGAATTGTCGGCGTGTGGCAGAACGGCCTGACGCTGACGGCGGCCCAGGCGCTGTTTCTCGGAGGGGGACTTGGTTTCTACCTGCCGGAAATCTTCGTGCGGCTGAAGGCTTCGGGCCGCAAGGGAAGGATCTTCCTGTCGATGCCGGACGCGCTCGACCTGCTGGTGGTCTGCGTGGAGGCCGGGCTCGGGCTGGATGCGGCGATGCGTCGCGTGGCGGAAGAGCTGAGCGAATCAGCGCCGGACATCTGCAGCGAGTTTTCGACGGCGAACATGCAGTTGCAGATGGGGCGGCCGAGGCGCGAGGTGCTGCACGAACTGGGAGTGCGGACGGGCGTGGATGACGTGAAGGCGCTGGCGACGATCCTGATCCAGGCGGACCGGTTCGGTTCGTCGGTCGCTCAGGCGCTGCGGGTGCAGTCGGAAAGCATGCGGACCAAGCGGAGCCAGCTGGCGGAAGAACAGGCGGCCAAGACGGCCGTGAAGATGATCTTCCCGCTGGTGCTGTTCATCTTCCCGGGCATCTTCGTGGTGCTGGTGGGACCGGCGGCGATCCTGATGATCCGCAACCTGCTGACGACGTAA
- a CDS encoding M24 family metallopeptidase — protein MFDLAKVQSALREFGFDGWLLYDFRGSNILARRILGLDGKHIGSRRFFYWIPASGMPRKLVHRIEDSVLDALPGDKTIFLSWQELEAGVQQCVSGSKVVAMEYSPRNGNPYVSKVDAGVVELVRSFGCDVQSSGDIVQLFEATLDDEQIALHFEAATHNNSAYEVAWKFIADGVRKDGGVSEAAVRDRIMEHYAAHSMTTYSPPIVGRNAHSGLPHYETGNGEDTTIREGDFVLIDQWAKLKKPNAVYSDLTRTGYVGKTVPETYTKIFNIVAAARDAGIAMVQDAFAKGTAIRGFEVDNAVRKVIVDAGYGQFFVHRTGHNIGRETHGNGANIDGLETRDDRRLLPRTCFSIEPGIYLSEFGVRSETNVLIDEAGKVHVTGGELQTAVVPILGKY, from the coding sequence ATGTTCGACCTGGCCAAGGTTCAATCGGCGCTGCGCGAGTTCGGTTTCGACGGCTGGCTGCTGTACGACTTCCGCGGCAGCAACATCCTGGCGCGGCGGATCCTGGGGCTGGACGGCAAGCACATCGGCTCGCGGCGGTTTTTCTACTGGATCCCGGCGAGCGGCATGCCGCGCAAGCTCGTGCACCGGATCGAAGATTCCGTGCTCGACGCCCTGCCGGGCGACAAGACGATCTTCCTGTCGTGGCAGGAACTCGAAGCGGGCGTGCAGCAGTGCGTCTCAGGCAGCAAGGTCGTGGCGATGGAATACTCGCCGCGGAACGGCAACCCGTACGTCTCGAAGGTTGATGCGGGCGTCGTGGAACTGGTGCGGTCATTCGGCTGCGACGTGCAGTCGTCCGGCGACATCGTGCAGCTCTTCGAAGCGACGCTCGATGACGAGCAGATCGCGCTGCACTTCGAGGCGGCGACGCACAACAACTCGGCCTACGAAGTGGCGTGGAAGTTCATTGCCGACGGTGTGCGGAAGGACGGGGGCGTTTCCGAAGCGGCCGTGCGGGACCGCATCATGGAACACTACGCCGCGCACTCGATGACGACGTACAGCCCGCCGATCGTGGGCCGGAACGCTCACAGCGGGCTGCCGCATTACGAGACGGGGAACGGCGAGGACACGACGATCCGCGAGGGGGACTTCGTGCTGATCGATCAGTGGGCCAAGCTCAAGAAGCCGAACGCGGTGTACAGCGACCTGACGCGGACGGGCTACGTCGGGAAGACGGTTCCCGAGACGTACACGAAGATCTTCAACATCGTGGCGGCCGCCCGCGACGCGGGAATCGCGATGGTGCAGGACGCCTTCGCGAAGGGGACGGCGATTCGCGGCTTCGAAGTCGACAACGCGGTCCGGAAGGTGATCGTGGACGCGGGCTACGGCCAGTTCTTCGTGCATCGCACGGGGCACAACATTGGCCGCGAGACGCATGGGAATGGGGCGAACATCGACGGGCTCGAGACACGCGACGACCGGCGGCTGTTGCCGCGGACGTGCTTCTCAATCGAGCCGGGGATCTACCTGTCCGAATTCGGGGTGCGGAGCGAGACGAACGTGCTGATCGACGAGGCGGGGAAGGTGCACGTCACGGGTGGGGAACTGCAGACGGCGGTTGTTCCGATCCTGGGGAAGTATTGA
- a CDS encoding type II secretion system F family protein — MDPMIISIAAFVSVAGVIGAIVMLVGQKDNGSVENRLAILAGKKAPDQQLSVSREMLMREGMSGLAGWMSDLMERFGNIRLLFVQADLPMKPETFAALVAGCTLAGAAIAIVTNLPVPLIPVVALAVGILPLAWLMWRRKRRFAKFAAQMPGAMELIARALRSGHSLASGMHVVCTEMNDPISKEFNVAYEEQNLGIPIDQSLKNMYKRMPNLDFKFFATAVVIQRQCGGDLAEILDKISHIIRERFRILGQVQALTGEGRISGVVLMLLPVALFFAVLYLNPEYVMTLFTDELGRKMIGVAIFLQVLGAICIKKIIQIKV, encoded by the coding sequence ATGGATCCGATGATCATTTCGATCGCGGCATTCGTGAGCGTGGCCGGTGTGATCGGCGCGATCGTGATGCTCGTTGGTCAGAAAGATAACGGCAGCGTCGAGAACCGCCTGGCGATCCTGGCGGGCAAGAAGGCGCCCGACCAGCAGCTGTCGGTGTCCCGCGAGATGCTCATGCGCGAAGGCATGAGCGGACTGGCGGGATGGATGTCGGACCTGATGGAACGTTTCGGCAACATCCGGCTGCTGTTCGTGCAGGCCGACCTGCCGATGAAGCCGGAAACGTTCGCTGCGCTGGTGGCGGGGTGCACGCTGGCGGGGGCGGCGATCGCGATCGTGACCAACCTTCCGGTCCCGCTGATTCCCGTCGTGGCTCTGGCGGTGGGCATCCTCCCGCTGGCCTGGCTGATGTGGCGCCGCAAGCGGCGGTTCGCGAAGTTTGCCGCACAGATGCCGGGAGCAATGGAACTGATCGCGCGGGCGCTCCGTTCAGGACACTCGCTGGCCTCGGGCATGCACGTCGTGTGCACGGAGATGAACGATCCGATCTCGAAAGAATTCAACGTCGCCTACGAAGAACAGAACCTCGGCATCCCGATCGATCAGTCGCTGAAGAACATGTACAAGCGGATGCCGAACCTCGACTTCAAGTTCTTCGCGACGGCGGTCGTCATCCAGCGGCAGTGCGGCGGCGACCTCGCGGAAATCCTGGACAAGATCAGCCATATCATCCGGGAACGGTTCCGGATCCTGGGTCAGGTGCAGGCGCTCACGGGCGAAGGCCGCATCAGCGGCGTCGTGCTGATGCTGCTGCCGGTCGCGTTGTTCTTTGCGGTGCTGTACCTCAATCCCGAATACGTGATGACGCTGTTCACGGACGAGCTGGGGCGAAAGATGATCGGTGTGGCGATCTTCCTGCAGGTGCTGGGAGCGATCTGCATCAAGAAGATCATCCAGATCAAGGTGTGA
- a CDS encoding CpaF family protein: MGAGRVPRGDTQQLDFESLKRLIHTKLVDKLDLTRLGDLQGDTLRREIRLVVEHLCDSENPLLNRSERERLIEEILDETLGFGPLELLMKEEGVADIMINGPKKIFVEKNGKIVKSAVTFRDNQHLLQILDRIVSRVGRRVDETSPMVDARLPDGSRLNAIIPPLALDGPSITIRKFGSKPLTLENLLGFGAFTTEMVMLLEGAMKARLNIIISGGTGSGKTTLLNTLSSFIQHDHRVITIEDAAELQLQQDHVLRLETRPANIEGKGQVTATDLVKNALRMRPDRIIIGECRGPETLDMLQAMNTGHEGSMTTVHSNNPRDAVARIETMVTMSGTELPLKAIRHQLSSAVDLIIQASRLQGGPRKITYITEVLNMEQDTIIMQDIFRFMVDGVDENGKAVGHFEATGVRPAFMHRLEAAGVRLPANLFASRRLG; the protein is encoded by the coding sequence ATGGGGGCCGGTCGCGTTCCGCGGGGGGACACGCAGCAGCTCGACTTCGAATCGCTCAAGCGGCTGATCCACACCAAGCTGGTGGACAAGCTCGACCTGACGCGCCTCGGCGACCTGCAGGGAGACACCCTGCGGCGCGAGATCCGGCTGGTCGTCGAACACCTGTGCGACTCGGAGAATCCGCTGCTCAACCGTTCGGAACGCGAACGGCTGATTGAAGAAATCCTCGATGAAACACTCGGCTTCGGCCCCCTCGAACTCCTGATGAAGGAAGAGGGCGTGGCCGACATCATGATCAACGGCCCGAAGAAGATCTTCGTCGAAAAGAACGGCAAGATCGTGAAGTCGGCCGTGACGTTCCGCGACAACCAGCACCTGCTGCAGATTCTCGACCGGATTGTGTCGCGCGTGGGCCGGCGCGTGGACGAGACGTCGCCGATGGTGGACGCGCGTCTGCCGGACGGCTCGCGACTCAACGCGATCATCCCGCCGCTGGCGCTGGATGGTCCTTCGATCACGATTCGTAAATTCGGGTCGAAGCCGCTGACGCTGGAGAACCTGCTGGGGTTCGGCGCCTTCACGACCGAGATGGTGATGCTGCTGGAAGGGGCGATGAAGGCCCGGCTGAACATCATCATTTCGGGCGGAACGGGTTCCGGAAAAACGACGCTGCTGAACACGCTGTCGAGCTTCATCCAGCACGACCATCGGGTGATCACAATCGAAGACGCGGCGGAACTTCAGCTGCAGCAGGACCACGTGCTGCGGCTGGAAACGCGTCCGGCGAACATCGAAGGCAAGGGACAGGTCACCGCGACCGACCTGGTGAAGAACGCCCTGCGTATGCGGCCCGACCGGATCATCATCGGCGAATGCCGCGGACCGGAAACGCTCGACATGCTGCAGGCCATGAACACCGGCCACGAAGGCTCGATGACGACGGTGCACTCGAACAACCCGCGTGACGCTGTGGCCCGTATCGAAACGATGGTGACGATGTCGGGCACGGAACTGCCGCTGAAGGCGATCCGCCATCAGTTGAGCTCGGCCGTCGACCTGATCATCCAGGCGAGCCGTCTGCAGGGGGGCCCGCGAAAGATCACGTATATCACGGAAGTCCTGAACATGGAGCAGGACACGATCATCATGCAGGACATTTTCCGGTTCATGGTCGACGGAGTCGACGAGAACGGGAAGGCGGTCGGTCACTTTGAAGCGACGGGCGTGCGTCCGGCGTTCATGCACCGGCTGGAAGCGGCGGGAGTGCGGCTGCCGGCGAACCTGTTTGCGTCGCGGCGGCTGGGTTGA